A DNA window from Brassica napus cultivar Da-Ae chromosome C1, Da-Ae, whole genome shotgun sequence contains the following coding sequences:
- the LOC106385897 gene encoding uncharacterized protein LOC106385897 isoform X1: MRELESFKMTSLHQNLQWPPVGAPTNIRQEEPWRSQFNDPVNAVSFGFIATAILISMFIVMAIFEMLIRATTTNSHSSPGQVLSDLESRVGLNGLAFSKFGCESPKETMYLHSLLTMHPYPCPHLQTKSPTLQVPAQTPFKNVNNSRFSLFSVLFLCDCGSFIS; the protein is encoded by the exons ATGAGAGAGCTAGAGAGCTTCAAAATGACGTCACTACATCAGAACCTTCAATGGCCACCGGTGGGAGCTCCAACGAATATCCGACAAGAGGAGCCATGGAGATCTCAGTTCAACGATCCAGTCAACGCTGTTTCCTTTGGTTTTATCGCCACCGCCATTCTCATCTCAATGTTCATCGTCATGGCCATCTTCGAAATGCTTATTCGAGCCACCACCACTAACTCACATTCTTCTCCGGGTCAGGTCCTTTCGGATCTAGAGTCGCGGGTGGGGCTCAATGGCCTTGCATTTTCTAAGTTTGGTTGCGAATCTCCCAAG GAGACAATGTACCTACATTCATTGCTCACCATGCACCCGTACCCGTGCCCGCACTTGCAGACAAAAAGTCCAACACTCCAAGTTCCAGCTCAAACTCCATTCAAGAATGTTAACAATTCTAGATTTTCATTATTCAGTGTTTTGTTCCTATGTGATTGTGGCAGCTTTATCTCTTAG
- the LOC106385897 gene encoding uncharacterized protein LOC106385897 isoform X2, protein MRELESFKMTSLHQNLQWPPVGAPTNIRQEEPWRSQFNDPVNAVSFGFIATAILISMFIVMAIFEMLIRATTTNSHSSPGQVLSDLESRVGLNGLAFSKFGCESPKLGVYSKGVSVLMPGDNVPTFIAHHAPVPVPALADKKSNTPSSSSNSIQEC, encoded by the exons ATGAGAGAGCTAGAGAGCTTCAAAATGACGTCACTACATCAGAACCTTCAATGGCCACCGGTGGGAGCTCCAACGAATATCCGACAAGAGGAGCCATGGAGATCTCAGTTCAACGATCCAGTCAACGCTGTTTCCTTTGGTTTTATCGCCACCGCCATTCTCATCTCAATGTTCATCGTCATGGCCATCTTCGAAATGCTTATTCGAGCCACCACCACTAACTCACATTCTTCTCCGGGTCAGGTCCTTTCGGATCTAGAGTCGCGGGTGGGGCTCAATGGCCTTGCATTTTCTAAGTTTGGTTGCGAATCTCCCAAG TTAGGTGTGTACTCAAAAGGGGTCTCTGTGTTAATGCCAGGAGACAATGTACCTACATTCATTGCTCACCATGCACCCGTACCCGTGCCCGCACTTGCAGACAAAAAGTCCAACACTCCAAGTTCCAGCTCAAACTCCATTCAAGAATGTTAA
- the LOC106385899 gene encoding uncharacterized protein LOC106385899 gives MGCCVSSGTADRTNENVSDKNTTIGEEETVVKEVLSETAFHTTSSSVQNSVMDDPVKRKIRGREEEKLKVAPDSCMTRPDSNDPEEGSEVSEICSLSLSESVSSTAVMNGYGEEEVKQRKSQRSPAKTRTRVTGNNYPTRRTDQSPHKRNNGVCNSNTGARVGSGMRDPGERSGRRSRSPAANRSVMDSDQSRVGGARTRKNGQSPGRVRLDPNKNTSDQQPYQNHGYTTEELLENPLVSLECFIFL, from the coding sequence ATGGGTTGCTGCGTTAGCTCCGGCACCGCTGATCGGACCAACGAGAACGTGTCCGACAAGAACACAACCATTGGCGAAGAAGAAACGGTCGTCAAAGAAGTCTTGTCAGAGACAGCATTTCACACTACTTCCTCTAGTGTCCAAAACTCAGTCATGGATGATCCGGTGAAAAGGAAGATCCGGGGAAGAGAGGAGGAAAAACTGAAAGTTGCTCCGGATTCGTGTATGACCCGACCCGACTCGAATGACCCGGAAGAAGGATCAGAGGTTTCCGAGATATGTAGCTTGAGCTTGAGTGAGAGTGTTTCTTCGACGGCTGTGATGAATGGGTACGGTGAGGAAGAAGTGAAGCAGAGGAAATCTCAGAGATCTCCGGCTAAAACTCGGACTCGGGTCACGGGTAATAATTATCCGACCCGAAGAACCGATCAGTCTCCTCATAAGAGAAACAACGGAGTGTGTAATAGTAATACTGGAGCGAGAGTCGGGTCGGGTATGAGAGACCCGGGTGAGAGATCCGGAAGAAGGTCGAGATCGCCGGCGGCGAATAGATCCGTGATGGATTCGGATCAGAGTCGGGTGGGTGGGGCAAGGACTCGTAAGAATGGTCAGTCTCCGGGTCGGGTTAGGTTAGATCCGAATAAAAACACGTCGGATCAGCAACCATATCAAAACCACGGTTATACCACCGAAGAGTTGTTAGAGAACCCACTTGTTTCATTAGAGTGTTTCATATTTCTCTGA